A genomic region of Dactylococcopsis salina PCC 8305 contains the following coding sequences:
- the rplM gene encoding 50S ribosomal protein L13, giving the protein MTLHQTPQPKVDTLEEQWYVIDATGYRVGRLATKIAEIIRGKNKPQFTPHMDTGDFVIVINAEKVTLSGNKPNDKLYRRHSGRPGGMKVETFNQLQQRIPERIIEKAVKGMLPKNRLGRQIFQKLKVYSGPEHPHQAQKPITITPSN; this is encoded by the coding sequence ATGACACTTCATCAAACCCCCCAACCGAAAGTAGATACATTAGAAGAACAATGGTATGTCATTGATGCCACAGGTTATCGCGTGGGTCGTTTGGCGACCAAAATCGCCGAGATTATTCGGGGTAAAAATAAACCTCAATTTACGCCCCACATGGATACAGGTGATTTTGTGATCGTAATTAACGCCGAAAAAGTAACCCTAAGCGGTAACAAACCCAATGATAAACTTTATCGCCGTCATTCAGGACGACCAGGCGGCATGAAAGTAGAAACCTTTAACCAACTCCAACAGAGAATCCCCGAACGGATTATTGAAAAAGCGGTTAAGGGAATGTTGCCCAAAAATCGTTTAGGTCGCCAAATCTTTCAGAAATTAAAAGTCTATTCGGGGCCCGAACATCCCCATCAAGCACAAAAACCGATTACTATTACCCCTTCTAACTAA
- the rpsI gene encoding 30S ribosomal protein S9 encodes MQATDNNRVVYWGTGRRKSSIARVRLIPGTGEIKVNNRSGDHYFNYNPIYVNAVKAPLETLGLESDYDILVNAHGGGLTGQAEAVRLGVARALCKLDPENRSPLKTEGYMSRDPRSKERKKYGLRKARKAPQFSKR; translated from the coding sequence ATGCAAGCAACAGATAACAATCGTGTGGTTTACTGGGGAACTGGTCGCCGCAAAAGCTCGATCGCGCGCGTGCGTCTCATTCCTGGTACAGGTGAAATCAAAGTCAATAACCGCAGTGGAGACCACTATTTCAACTACAATCCGATCTATGTCAACGCGGTAAAAGCCCCTCTGGAAACCCTGGGTTTAGAAAGCGACTATGATATCCTCGTTAATGCCCATGGTGGTGGCTTGACTGGACAAGCAGAAGCCGTCCGTTTGGGTGTGGCGAGAGCGTTATGTAAACTTGATCCAGAAAATCGTTCTCCCTTGAAAACCGAAGGCTATATGAGTCGTGATCCGCGATCGAAAGAGCGGAAAAAATACGGCTTACGGAAGGCAAGAAAAGCCCCTCAATTCTCGAAACGTTAG